One window of Robiginitalea biformata HTCC2501 genomic DNA carries:
- the infA gene encoding translation initiation factor IF-1, with the protein MAKQAPIEQDGSIIEALSNAMFRVELENGHVVTAHISGKMRMHYIKLLPGDKVKLEMSPYDLTKARITYRY; encoded by the coding sequence ATGGCCAAGCAAGCTCCGATAGAACAAGACGGATCGATAATAGAAGCGCTTTCCAACGCCATGTTCCGCGTGGAATTGGAGAACGGTCACGTGGTGACGGCTCATATTTCGGGCAAGATGCGTATGCACTACATCAAATTGCTGCCCGGGGACAAGGTAAAGCTTGAAATGAGCCCCTACGACCTGACCAAAGCCAGAATCACATACAGATACTAA
- the ykgO gene encoding type B 50S ribosomal protein L36: MKVRASIKKRSAECKIVRRKGRLYVINKKNPRFKQRQG, from the coding sequence ATGAAAGTAAGAGCATCCATAAAGAAACGCAGCGCCGAATGCAAGATCGTACGGCGCAAAGGGCGACTGTACGTAATCAACAAGAAGAATCCTAGATTTAAACAAAGACAAGGGTAA
- the rpsM gene encoding 30S ribosomal protein S13, whose protein sequence is MARIAGVDIPKQKRGVIALTYIFGIGKSRAKEILEKAKVDEDTKVSDWSDDEIGRIREAVGEFTIEGELRSETQINIKRLMDIGCYRGIRHRSGLPLRGQRTKNNSRTRKGKRKTVANKKKATK, encoded by the coding sequence ATGGCTAGAATCGCAGGGGTAGACATCCCAAAACAAAAGAGAGGCGTGATTGCCCTTACCTACATTTTCGGTATTGGCAAAAGCAGGGCAAAGGAAATCCTCGAGAAAGCCAAGGTGGACGAGGATACCAAGGTCTCCGACTGGAGCGACGACGAGATCGGTCGCATCCGGGAAGCTGTAGGTGAATTTACCATTGAAGGGGAACTCCGTTCCGAGACGCAGATCAACATCAAGCGACTCATGGATATCGGATGTTATCGCGGCATTCGCCACCGGTCGGGACTGCCGCTCCGGGGCCAGCGTACCAAGAACAACTCGCGTACCCGTAAAGGAAAGCGTAAAACCGTAGCCAACAAGAAGAAAGCTACCAAGTAA
- the rpsK gene encoding 30S ribosomal protein S11, whose translation MAKTGSKGAKAAKSTKKRKVAVESTGEAHITASFNNIIISLTNKKGDVISWASAGKMGFRGSKKNTPYAAQVAAEECVKTAHEAGLRKVKVYVKGPGNGRESAIRTIHNNGIEVTEIIDVTPLPHNGCRPPKRRRV comes from the coding sequence ATGGCAAAGACAGGATCAAAGGGCGCTAAGGCGGCCAAGTCGACCAAGAAACGCAAGGTGGCGGTTGAATCCACCGGGGAAGCCCATATCACGGCTTCTTTTAACAACATCATCATCTCCCTGACCAATAAGAAAGGGGATGTGATTTCCTGGGCGTCTGCCGGGAAGATGGGATTCCGCGGCTCCAAGAAAAACACGCCTTATGCGGCCCAGGTGGCTGCCGAGGAATGTGTCAAGACGGCCCACGAAGCCGGCCTGCGCAAGGTCAAGGTATACGTGAAGGGGCCGGGTAACGGACGGGAGTCTGCCATCCGGACCATCCACAACAACGGCATCGAGGTAACCGAAATCATCGATGTGACCCCGCTGCCGCACAACGGGTGCCGCCCGCCCAAGCGACGCAGAGTCTGA
- the rpsD gene encoding 30S ribosomal protein S4, whose amino-acid sequence MARYTGPKSKIARKFGEAIFGDDKAFEKKNYPPGQHGNNRRRGKKSEYAIQLMEKQKAKYTYGILERQFRNLFAQANRSKGVTGEVLLQLCESRLDNVVYRMGIAPSRRAARQLVSHRHITVNGELVNIPSYSLSAGDVVGVREKSKSLQAIEDSLSNHSNVYEWISWNSDKKEGTFVAVPERLQIPENIKEQLIVELYSK is encoded by the coding sequence ATGGCAAGATACACAGGACCAAAATCAAAAATAGCCCGCAAATTCGGCGAGGCTATCTTCGGAGACGACAAGGCCTTCGAGAAAAAGAATTACCCTCCGGGGCAACACGGGAACAACCGCCGTCGCGGTAAGAAGTCGGAATACGCAATCCAGCTGATGGAGAAGCAGAAGGCCAAGTACACCTATGGCATCCTGGAACGCCAGTTCCGGAATCTGTTCGCCCAGGCCAACCGGAGCAAAGGGGTTACCGGTGAGGTACTCCTGCAGCTCTGCGAGTCCCGACTGGACAATGTCGTCTACCGCATGGGTATCGCCCCCTCCAGGAGGGCAGCCCGGCAATTGGTTTCCCACCGGCACATTACCGTTAACGGGGAACTGGTGAACATTCCTTCTTACTCCCTGAGTGCCGGCGACGTGGTTGGGGTCCGCGAAAAATCCAAATCCCTCCAGGCCATCGAGGATTCCCTGTCCAACCACAGCAATGTGTACGAGTGGATCAGCTGGAATTCCGATAAGAAGGAGGGTACGTTCGTCGCTGTTCCGGAACGTCTCCAGATCCCGGAGAATATCAAGGAACAGCTGATCGTCGAGTTATACTCTAAATAA
- a CDS encoding DNA-directed RNA polymerase subunit alpha, with the protein MALFNFQKPDKVIMIDSTDFEGKFEFRPLEPGYGLTVGNALRRVLLASLEGFAITSVRIDKVEHEFSVIEGVVEDVTEIILNLKQIRFKRQIDDVNEETVSISVSGKEQLTAGDFQKFISGFQVLNPDLVICNMDPKVSINMEIIIEKGRGYVPAEENKKSNAPLGSIAVDSIFTPVRNVKYSIENYRVEQKTDYEKLVFEILTDGSIHPKDALTEAAKVLIHHFMLFSDERITLEADEIAQTETYDEESLHMRQLLKTKLVDMDLSVRALNCLKAAEVDTLGDLVSFNKNDLMKFRNFGKKSLTELEELVINKGLNFGMDLSKYKLDKD; encoded by the coding sequence ATGGCATTATTTAATTTTCAGAAGCCCGATAAAGTTATCATGATAGACTCGACCGACTTCGAGGGGAAGTTTGAATTCCGCCCCCTGGAGCCCGGTTATGGTCTGACTGTCGGGAATGCGCTCAGGAGGGTGCTGCTCGCCTCCCTGGAAGGTTTTGCGATCACTTCGGTGCGCATCGACAAGGTGGAGCACGAATTTTCGGTGATTGAAGGGGTTGTGGAAGATGTAACCGAGATCATCCTGAACCTGAAGCAGATCCGCTTCAAGCGTCAGATCGACGACGTCAACGAGGAAACTGTCTCAATTTCCGTCAGCGGAAAGGAACAACTGACCGCAGGGGATTTCCAAAAATTCATTTCCGGATTCCAGGTGCTGAACCCGGACCTGGTTATCTGCAACATGGACCCGAAGGTGAGTATCAACATGGAAATCATCATCGAAAAGGGTCGCGGATATGTTCCCGCCGAGGAGAACAAGAAATCGAATGCGCCGCTGGGAAGCATTGCCGTGGACTCGATTTTTACCCCGGTCCGGAATGTGAAATACAGTATTGAGAACTACCGGGTGGAGCAGAAGACCGACTACGAGAAGCTGGTCTTCGAAATCCTGACGGACGGTTCCATCCACCCCAAGGACGCGCTCACCGAAGCCGCCAAGGTGCTGATCCACCATTTTATGCTCTTCTCCGACGAGCGGATCACCCTGGAAGCCGACGAGATTGCGCAGACGGAAACCTACGACGAGGAATCCCTGCACATGCGGCAATTGCTGAAGACCAAGCTGGTGGACATGGACCTGAGCGTCCGGGCGCTGAATTGCCTGAAAGCCGCCGAGGTGGATACCCTTGGAGACCTGGTGTCCTTCAACAAGAACGACCTGATGAAGTTCCGCAACTTCGGAAAGAAGTCACTGACCGAACTCGAGGAACTGGTTATCAACAAAGGGTTGAACTTTGGCATGGACCTGTCAAAATATAAATTGGATAAGGATTAA
- the carA gene encoding glutamine-hydrolyzing carbamoyl-phosphate synthase small subunit translates to MKYQSKRKALILLADGTVFYGKAVGDKEGTAFGEVCFNTGTTGYQEIFTDPSYFGQLMVTTNAHIGNYGAREEEVESDGVKIAGLICKNFSYSYSRPDADYSLQEFLDKNGLFSISDVDTRALVSYIRDNGAMNAVISTRVDELDALREELAKVPSMEGLELASSVSTREPYFVGEADAEIRIAALDIGIKKNILRNLAKRGAYIQVFPHDTTYETMEAWSPDGYFISNGPGDPQPLKAAVELAKKIIAADKPLFGICLGHQVIALANGVSTYKMHHGHRGINHPVINLQTGKGEITSQNHGFAVNRQETESHPDLEITHLHLNDDTVAGIRMKDKNVFSVQYHPEASPGPHDAEYLFDQFFETIRKTTTKTTAV, encoded by the coding sequence ATGAAGTATCAGTCCAAGCGAAAAGCACTGATTTTGCTAGCCGACGGCACCGTATTTTACGGAAAGGCGGTAGGCGACAAAGAGGGAACCGCCTTTGGCGAAGTGTGTTTTAACACGGGAACCACGGGGTATCAGGAAATTTTCACCGATCCGTCCTACTTCGGGCAGCTTATGGTGACTACCAATGCGCATATCGGGAACTACGGTGCCCGGGAGGAGGAAGTGGAATCCGACGGGGTAAAGATTGCCGGGTTGATTTGCAAGAATTTCTCCTATAGTTACAGCCGGCCGGATGCAGATTACAGTTTGCAGGAATTTCTGGACAAGAATGGCCTGTTTTCCATCTCGGACGTGGATACCCGCGCCCTGGTGAGCTATATCCGGGACAACGGCGCTATGAATGCCGTGATTTCCACCCGCGTGGATGAGCTGGACGCCCTCAGGGAGGAGCTCGCAAAAGTGCCCAGCATGGAAGGCCTGGAACTGGCCTCTTCGGTTTCTACCCGGGAACCCTATTTTGTCGGTGAAGCGGATGCGGAGATCCGGATAGCCGCCCTGGATATCGGCATCAAAAAGAACATCCTGCGCAACCTCGCCAAACGCGGGGCTTACATCCAGGTATTTCCGCACGATACCACTTATGAAACCATGGAAGCCTGGAGCCCGGACGGGTATTTTATTTCCAACGGCCCCGGGGACCCCCAGCCATTGAAGGCGGCTGTGGAACTGGCCAAAAAGATCATCGCCGCGGACAAACCGCTCTTCGGTATATGCCTGGGGCACCAGGTGATTGCCCTGGCCAATGGGGTAAGCACTTACAAGATGCACCACGGGCACCGGGGGATCAACCACCCGGTAATCAACCTGCAGACCGGCAAGGGGGAGATCACCTCCCAGAATCACGGATTTGCCGTAAACCGCCAGGAGACCGAGTCGCACCCGGACCTGGAGATCACCCATCTCCACCTGAATGACGACACGGTGGCAGGAATAAGGATGAAGGACAAGAACGTATTCTCCGTTCAGTACCACCCGGAGGCGAGTCCGGGCCCGCACGATGCGGAATACCTCTTTGACCAGTTCTTCGAAACCATCCGGAAAACCACAACAAAAACAACGGCTGTTTAA
- the eno gene encoding phosphopyruvate hydratase, producing MSIIIDVHARQILDSRGNPTVEVDVVTENGVLGRAAVPSGASTGEHEAVELRDGGKTYMGKGVSQAVKNVNTEIAEKVRGMLVYEQNKIDQAMIELDGTPNKGRLGANAILGVSLAVAKAAANEMGQSLYRYVGGVSANTLPVPMMNIINGGSHSDAPIAFQEFMVMPVKAKNFTHAMQMGTEIFHNLKKVLHDRNLSTAVGDEGGFAPTLDGTEDALDTIAKAVEQAGYKMGDEVMIALDCAAAEFFVDGKYDYTKFEGDSGAVRNSAEQAQYLADLCAKYPIISIEDGMDENDWEGWKMLTDKVGDTVQLVGDDLFVTNVERLSRGIDEGIANSILIKVNQIGTLSETIDAVNMAKNAGYTSVMSHRSGETEDNTIADLAVALNTGQIKTGSASRSDRMAKYNQLLRIEEELGSVAYYPGSDAFKVRS from the coding sequence ATGAGTATCATTATCGACGTTCACGCACGACAAATCCTCGATTCGCGGGGCAACCCCACCGTGGAGGTGGACGTAGTGACCGAAAACGGCGTCCTGGGCAGGGCGGCCGTCCCTTCCGGGGCATCCACAGGCGAACACGAGGCCGTGGAATTGCGCGACGGGGGAAAGACATATATGGGCAAGGGCGTGAGCCAGGCCGTAAAGAACGTAAACACGGAAATCGCCGAAAAAGTCCGTGGCATGCTGGTGTATGAGCAGAACAAGATCGACCAGGCGATGATTGAACTGGACGGCACCCCGAATAAGGGAAGGCTGGGCGCCAACGCGATCCTGGGGGTTTCCCTGGCCGTGGCCAAGGCAGCCGCCAATGAAATGGGCCAGTCCCTGTACCGCTATGTGGGCGGGGTAAGCGCCAATACGCTGCCGGTTCCCATGATGAACATCATCAACGGGGGGTCTCACTCGGATGCCCCGATCGCCTTCCAGGAATTCATGGTCATGCCGGTCAAGGCCAAAAACTTTACCCATGCCATGCAAATGGGGACTGAAATCTTCCACAACCTGAAGAAGGTCCTCCACGATCGCAACCTGAGCACCGCTGTGGGGGATGAGGGCGGATTTGCCCCGACCCTGGACGGAACGGAGGACGCCCTGGATACCATCGCGAAGGCTGTGGAACAGGCCGGGTATAAAATGGGGGACGAGGTAATGATCGCCCTGGATTGTGCCGCGGCTGAATTTTTTGTCGACGGCAAATACGACTACACGAAATTCGAAGGGGACAGCGGGGCCGTGCGCAATTCCGCCGAACAGGCCCAGTACCTGGCGGACCTGTGTGCCAAATACCCGATTATCTCGATTGAGGACGGGATGGACGAGAACGACTGGGAAGGCTGGAAAATGCTCACCGATAAAGTTGGCGATACCGTTCAGCTCGTCGGGGACGATTTGTTCGTCACCAATGTGGAGCGCCTCTCCCGCGGGATCGACGAGGGGATTGCCAATTCGATCCTCATCAAGGTAAACCAAATCGGTACCCTGAGCGAAACCATCGATGCGGTGAACATGGCCAAGAACGCCGGGTATACCTCGGTGATGTCCCACCGCAGCGGGGAAACCGAAGACAACACGATTGCCGACCTGGCCGTGGCCCTGAATACCGGGCAGATCAAAACCGGTTCGGCTTCCCGGAGCGACCGGATGGCCAAGTACAACCAGCTCCTCCGCATCGAGGAGGAACTCGGGAGTGTGGCCTATTACCCGGGGTCGGATGCCTTTAAGGTAAGGTCCTGA
- a CDS encoding glycogen synthase, whose translation MNRFLFVAAENDGIPACKAGGMGDVVRDVPRQLAVRGDEVHVVVPAYGRLHRDGVLLREFQVPLGGRRYDLSLYRVPGKKELPGIAHYALHHPEITSGDIAHLYHNDPQEPFYTDFIKFAIFCTGVAGAIREGAFGQLDVVHLHDWHASLLLYLREYHPEFRELADIRFVYTIHNLAIQGIRPFSGNPSSLEAWFPGVPYREEQLSDARYPDCINLMAIGIRLADAVHTVSPSYMEDIQKPSSPPEFIGGEGLEADLVTARKEQRLFGILNGCNYDSIRTAERGRLFPNTIRALFGWLQEESKKYKADFLAHTGEKVVRWMDAPPAFICSSVARLTEQKFYFFKRHPECLENLLGRLAADNGVFVLLGTGDPVYEELFREMSYRHPNFIFTNGQSEDLIDSIYLESDLYLMPSLFEPCGISQMLSMRNGNPVLAHATGGLRDTIRHRETGFLFDGESIAEKVSNLEAVFNEALDLCQQDPAAWEAIRENARGVRFTWAESVDAYYRSLYQIRAPRKRPRKTR comes from the coding sequence ATGAACCGATTTTTATTTGTCGCAGCCGAGAATGACGGGATACCCGCCTGCAAAGCCGGTGGGATGGGCGATGTGGTCCGGGATGTGCCGCGGCAACTGGCTGTCCGGGGCGATGAGGTACACGTGGTGGTGCCCGCCTACGGCCGGCTGCATCGGGACGGGGTTCTCTTGCGTGAATTCCAGGTCCCCCTCGGTGGACGCCGCTACGACCTTTCGCTTTACCGAGTGCCGGGAAAAAAAGAACTGCCGGGTATTGCGCATTACGCCCTGCACCACCCGGAAATAACCTCCGGGGATATTGCCCACCTCTATCACAACGACCCGCAGGAACCTTTTTATACGGACTTCATCAAGTTTGCGATTTTTTGCACCGGGGTGGCAGGGGCCATCCGGGAAGGGGCATTTGGCCAACTGGATGTGGTCCACCTGCACGACTGGCATGCAAGCCTGCTGTTGTACCTCAGGGAGTACCACCCGGAATTCCGAGAGCTGGCGGATATCCGCTTTGTCTACACCATCCACAACCTCGCCATACAGGGGATTCGACCCTTTTCGGGAAACCCGTCCTCCCTGGAAGCCTGGTTTCCCGGGGTCCCGTACCGGGAAGAACAGCTGAGCGATGCCCGCTACCCCGACTGTATCAACCTGATGGCCATCGGCATCCGCCTGGCAGATGCCGTCCACACGGTTTCGCCATCCTATATGGAAGACATCCAGAAGCCGAGTTCCCCGCCTGAGTTTATCGGGGGTGAAGGCCTGGAAGCAGACCTGGTCACCGCCAGGAAGGAGCAGCGGCTTTTCGGGATCCTGAACGGCTGCAATTACGATAGTATCCGCACGGCGGAGCGCGGGCGGTTGTTCCCGAATACCATCCGGGCGCTCTTTGGCTGGCTCCAGGAGGAGTCCAAGAAATACAAGGCGGACTTCCTGGCCCATACGGGTGAGAAGGTGGTGCGATGGATGGATGCCCCCCCGGCGTTTATTTGTTCGAGCGTCGCCAGGCTTACAGAGCAAAAATTCTATTTTTTTAAACGGCACCCGGAGTGTCTTGAAAACCTGTTGGGCCGATTGGCGGCCGACAACGGGGTTTTTGTGCTGCTGGGCACCGGCGACCCCGTTTACGAGGAACTCTTTCGGGAAATGAGCTATCGACATCCGAACTTTATTTTTACCAATGGGCAGTCCGAGGACCTGATCGATTCGATTTACCTGGAATCCGACCTCTACCTGATGCCCAGTCTTTTTGAACCCTGCGGGATCAGCCAGATGCTGTCCATGCGGAACGGCAACCCCGTGCTGGCCCATGCCACGGGAGGCCTGCGTGATACAATCCGGCACCGGGAGACAGGTTTCCTCTTTGACGGGGAGTCGATTGCCGAAAAAGTGTCCAACCTGGAGGCGGTTTTCAACGAGGCCCTTGACCTCTGCCAGCAGGACCCGGCAGCCTGGGAAGCCATCCGGGAGAACGCCCGGGGGGTCCGCTTTACCTGGGCGGAATCCGTGGACGCCTACTACCGGAGTCTTTACCAAATCCGGGCGCCTCGAAAAAGGCCCCGAAAGACCCGTTAA
- a CDS encoding citrate synthase, with translation MSDKASISIHGKSYEFPVVEGTENEVAIDIKTLRAATGIITLDPGFKNTGSCESAITFLDGEKGVLRYRGYSIEELAEKADFLEVAYLLIFGELPNKEELEKFHKDIKAESHVDEEMKKILDGFPKSAHPMGVISSLTSALIAFNPSSVNVSSKEDMYHAIVRLLAKFPVLVAWTHRKKMGLPLDYGDDSLGYVENIHKMMFKRPNQEYKRNEVVIEALDKLLILHADHEQNCSTSTVRIVGSSHAGLFASISAGISALWGPLHGGANQAVLEMLQAIEADGGDTKRYMAKAKDKKDPFRLMGFGHRVYKNFDPRARIIKKAADEVLSDLGIEDPILDIAKGLEKEALEDDYFVKRKLYPNVDFYSGIIYRALGIPVEMFTVMFALGRLPGWIAQWREMRLKGEPIGRPRQVYIGENQRPFKALDKR, from the coding sequence ATGTCAGACAAAGCGAGTATTTCAATCCATGGGAAATCGTATGAATTTCCGGTGGTGGAAGGCACGGAAAATGAAGTAGCCATCGATATAAAAACCCTTCGGGCGGCCACGGGGATCATCACCCTGGATCCGGGATTCAAGAATACCGGATCCTGCGAAAGCGCCATCACCTTCCTGGACGGGGAAAAAGGCGTGTTGCGCTACCGGGGGTATTCCATTGAAGAGCTCGCCGAGAAAGCCGATTTCCTGGAGGTTGCCTATCTGCTAATTTTCGGGGAACTTCCCAACAAGGAGGAGCTGGAAAAGTTCCACAAGGACATCAAGGCGGAATCCCACGTGGACGAGGAGATGAAGAAAATCCTCGACGGGTTTCCGAAGTCCGCCCACCCGATGGGGGTAATTTCCTCCCTGACCAGCGCCCTGATCGCTTTTAACCCGTCGTCTGTCAACGTTTCGTCCAAGGAGGATATGTACCATGCCATTGTCCGCCTGTTGGCAAAGTTTCCGGTACTGGTGGCCTGGACGCACCGGAAAAAAATGGGACTTCCCCTGGATTACGGGGACGATTCCCTGGGGTACGTGGAGAACATCCACAAGATGATGTTCAAGCGGCCCAACCAGGAATACAAAAGGAATGAGGTGGTCATCGAAGCCCTGGACAAGCTGTTGATCCTCCATGCGGACCACGAACAAAATTGCTCGACTTCCACGGTGCGGATTGTGGGGTCATCCCACGCCGGGCTGTTTGCCTCCATATCTGCCGGGATTTCCGCTCTCTGGGGTCCGTTGCACGGAGGTGCCAACCAGGCGGTCCTGGAGATGCTTCAGGCAATCGAAGCCGACGGAGGGGATACCAAACGCTACATGGCCAAGGCCAAGGACAAGAAGGACCCGTTCCGCCTGATGGGCTTCGGCCACCGGGTATACAAGAATTTCGACCCGCGGGCCCGGATCATCAAGAAAGCGGCCGATGAGGTACTCAGCGACCTGGGGATCGAAGACCCGATCCTGGATATCGCCAAAGGTCTGGAGAAAGAAGCCCTGGAGGACGATTACTTCGTAAAGCGGAAGCTCTACCCGAATGTAGACTTTTACTCGGGGATCATCTACCGGGCTTTGGGAATCCCCGTGGAGATGTTCACCGTGATGTTTGCACTCGGACGCCTCCCCGGCTGGATTGCCCAATGGCGGGAAATGCGCCTGAAGGGCGAGCCGATCGGACGCCCCCGCCAGGTGTATATCGGGGAGAACCAGCGGCCGTTCAAGGCGCTCGATAAACGCTAA
- a CDS encoding dimethylarginine dimethylaminohydrolase family protein: MLNLNIADETARLRAVVLGTAADSGPVPDPAEAYDPKSLQHILAGTYPEEADMVREMDGFEAVLKKHGARVFRPENIPGCNQIFSRDIAFVVDDKMVEANILPEREREFEAIVHVLDKLGPSQLLVPPEEVHVEGGDVMPWKEFLFVGTYTARDYPGYITARTNREAVAYLREAFPNREVKSFELRKHNTDPRLNALHLDCCFQPVGHNLAILHRESFIHARDYEWLRSYFGPENVFEITTEEMYRMFSNVFSISPEVVVSEQSFTRLNAWLESRGLQVETIPYNEVGKQGGLLRCSTLPLAREPG, translated from the coding sequence ATGCTCAACCTGAATATTGCGGACGAAACGGCCCGGCTCCGGGCTGTAGTGCTCGGGACCGCCGCGGATAGCGGCCCGGTGCCCGACCCTGCGGAAGCCTATGACCCGAAATCCCTGCAGCACATCCTGGCGGGGACCTATCCGGAAGAGGCGGATATGGTCCGGGAAATGGACGGATTTGAGGCGGTGCTCAAAAAGCATGGGGCCCGGGTTTTCCGCCCGGAAAATATCCCGGGATGCAACCAGATATTTTCCCGGGACATCGCCTTTGTGGTGGATGACAAAATGGTGGAAGCGAATATCCTGCCCGAGCGGGAACGGGAATTCGAAGCCATTGTCCACGTACTCGACAAACTCGGCCCCAGCCAGTTGTTGGTCCCGCCCGAGGAGGTGCATGTGGAAGGCGGGGACGTGATGCCCTGGAAGGAATTCCTCTTTGTGGGTACCTATACAGCCCGGGATTACCCCGGCTACATCACAGCCCGTACCAACCGGGAAGCGGTGGCATACCTCCGGGAGGCATTTCCGAACCGGGAGGTTAAGTCGTTTGAACTTCGCAAGCACAACACAGACCCCCGGTTGAATGCGCTGCACCTGGACTGCTGCTTCCAGCCCGTGGGCCATAACCTGGCAATCCTGCACAGGGAGAGCTTTATCCACGCCAGGGACTACGAATGGTTGCGCAGTTATTTTGGTCCGGAGAATGTATTTGAGATCACCACCGAAGAAATGTACCGGATGTTCAGCAATGTGTTTTCCATATCCCCCGAAGTAGTGGTAAGCGAACAGAGCTTTACCCGCCTGAACGCCTGGCTGGAATCTCGCGGCCTGCAGGTAGAAACCATCCCCTACAACGAGGTGGGGAAACAAGGCGGGCTCCTGCGCTGCAGTACGTTGCCGCTGGCCCGGGAGCCGGGGTAA
- the ctlX gene encoding citrulline utilization hydrolase CtlX, whose product MQITDSILMIRPVQFRMNEQTAVNNYFQEDLSLSDAEINRRAQAEFDGLVRVLEAEGVSVMVVEDRLETDTPDSIFPNNWISFHRGGMVVIYPMFAVNRRRERREDLLDRLEEAGFRITEVVDYTAAEADGVFLEATGSVVLDRENMKAYCALSERADEGLLIEFCEDFELLPVVFTAYQSVDGQRKPIYHTNVMMCVAEAFAVICLEAIDNRKERKFVADQLRQDGKEIIEITEAQVHAFAGNMLQLRNGKGERLLVMSERARQSLTPAQIRAIEKTSRIVSSPLDTIETCGGGSARCMIAEIFLPREGA is encoded by the coding sequence ATGCAGATTACCGATTCCATATTGATGATTCGCCCGGTGCAGTTCCGCATGAACGAGCAGACGGCAGTCAATAATTATTTCCAGGAAGACCTGAGCCTGAGCGATGCGGAAATCAACCGCCGCGCCCAGGCGGAATTCGATGGGCTTGTCCGGGTGTTGGAAGCTGAAGGCGTCTCCGTCATGGTGGTGGAGGACCGGTTGGAAACGGATACCCCGGACTCCATCTTCCCCAACAATTGGATTTCCTTCCACCGGGGCGGGATGGTGGTTATCTATCCGATGTTTGCAGTGAACCGCCGGCGCGAGCGGCGGGAAGACTTGCTGGACCGGCTGGAAGAGGCGGGCTTCCGGATTACGGAAGTGGTGGATTACACGGCCGCAGAAGCGGACGGGGTGTTCCTGGAAGCCACAGGGAGCGTAGTCCTTGATCGGGAAAATATGAAGGCATACTGCGCCCTATCCGAGCGGGCCGACGAAGGGTTGCTGATAGAATTCTGCGAGGATTTTGAATTGCTGCCCGTGGTTTTCACGGCCTATCAATCCGTGGACGGGCAGCGAAAGCCCATCTACCACACCAATGTGATGATGTGTGTGGCGGAAGCATTTGCCGTTATTTGCCTGGAGGCCATTGACAATCGGAAAGAACGAAAATTTGTGGCCGACCAATTGCGGCAGGACGGGAAGGAGATCATTGAGATCACCGAGGCACAGGTCCACGCCTTTGCAGGGAATATGCTGCAACTCCGGAACGGCAAAGGGGAGCGGCTCCTGGTGATGAGCGAGAGGGCGCGTCAGTCCCTCACGCCTGCGCAGATCCGGGCCATCGAAAAGACCTCCCGCATCGTTTCCAGCCCGCTGGATACCATCGAGACCTGTGGGGGCGGTAGTGCGCGTTGTATGATTGCCGAGATATTCCTTCCCAGGGAAGGAGCGTAA